In the Firmicutes bacterium CAG:345 genome, CTTCTTTTTTAAATTGAGCTATTGTGTAATGTTTTCCAATAGTGCAATGCAGAGCATAGAAATGAGCTTGCGTTTTTTTCAAATACGGATAAATCTCCATAAGGTTTTGAACAATGCTTCCTATTGCATTTTTTTCTACACCTGTAGGAAATACTGGAAGAGCAACTTCACCTTGACTGACAAGATTTTTAGGTATATTTTCTTCATCATAGATAAATGATGGAATTTTTTTAACTATAGGCTTTACTTCTTCGACAATTTCTTCCTTTTTTTCTTCCATAATAGGTTCATCTATTTTATATTGTTCTTCTTTAACAAATTGAATCTTAACTTCTTCAATCAAATCCATTAAAGTATCTAGATCACTATCTATTACATCTAAATAATATACAACAAAATAAGTTAAATCTCCTGTTTCTTGAACAATTTTTTTAACTTTTCTAATTTCTTCCTGGTGATCAAATCCTATTCCTTCAGTTAACATTAAAAATCCTACATCTTCAAAGCCTTTAGATAAAAGCACTTTTGCAAGAATTGAAGAAGTCTCTTCTAGCTGATAATCAAAAGGTTTAATATAATCAAAATAGAAAAAACTAATAATGCTTTTTAAAAGAGGAGAAAAATCTTCATCATTTAAAAAATTTAAATAATTATCAATCAATCCATCAAGTTCTTCAAGTGGAGCAGCTTTATAAATATAATTTTTTTGAAAATAATGAGGAGTATCTATTTCTGAACTTCGGAAATAATTTTTTAAACTATCTTCATAGCTTTCGCCAGCAACCATGCCATTTATGGCTAAAAGCAGTTCTTTATTTATATTAACCTCATGATTTTTAAAATATTCTAAAGTATTTTGATAAGCACATAAAGGAGCAACATTAGCTGGTAATACACCAATATCATGTCTTATTATATGAAGCATCATATCTTCAGTAATAGAATCATCACCATAATTCATTTCAATAAAAAACCTCATCAATACTTTTTCATTGAAAATCTTTTTAAAATCTTCACCCTCTTTATTATAACGAACATAAGTTTGGAAAATTTTTCTTTCAATATTTGAAATCTTTTTAGTTAAATTTCTATATAAGGTCAACGAAAAAGGATGATGATCAATATTTATAAGTCCAGTATCAGCCAAAAAATTAGATCTATATAGCAAAACTTTATCCCAAATCGAATCAATCATCGACATGTTATACGCTTTTTTTACATCATCTTTAGTAGCATAATGTTCTTCAGTAAACCTAATACCCTCATCATGTAGTGCCATATTTTTTCCTCGATTTTTATTATAATTGAATTCCAATTTTAAATAAAGACATTCAGCAAAAAAATACTAATTTACTACTAAAAAGTCAAAAAAACTAATAATTAGACAAAAAAATATACTAAAAAACTCTTTTAGCTTTCAAAAGTTAAAAGAGCTTTTTGTTTTATTATTCTTCATCAATTGACAAAATAGCAATAAATGCTTCCTGTGGAACAGCAACTTTACCAAATTGTCTCATACGTTTTTTACCTTCTTTTTGTTTTTCAAGAAGCTTTTTCTTACGTGAGATATCACCACCATAACATTTGGCAAGAACATCTTTTCTTAAAGCTTTAATATCGCTTCGAGCAATAATTTTTCCACCGATAGCTGCTTGAACTGGAATTTCAAATTGCTGTCTAGGAATAACATCTTTTAATTTATCAACGATAACTCTGCCCCTTCTATAAGCAAAACCTTGATAAACAATAGAAGTTAAAGCATCGCAAACTTCGCCATTAAGCAAAATTTCCATTTTGACAAGATCACTTTTTTCATATCCTAATAGTTCATAATCTAATGATGCATAACCAGCACTGACAGATTTTAATCGATCAAAGAAATTAAAAATAATTTCTGAAAGTGGCATTTTGTATTTCAAAGAAACTCTTGTTTGATCAATATAATCCATACTGAGAAATACTCCGCGATGATCCTGACAAAGTTTCATTAAACTTCCAACATAACTCGTTGGTGTCAAAACTTCAGCCTTGACCCAAGGTTCTTCAGCAAGTTTGATATTTCCGGTCGGTGGAAATTCACAAGGGTTATCAATAATGTGTTCAACATTATCAGTAGTTGTAACATGATAAATAACACTTGGAGAAGTTGAAATCAGATCTAATCCATATTCATTTTCTAACCGTTCTTGAACAACTTCAAGATGAAGAAGTCCTAAAAAGCCACATCTAAAACCAGATCCTAAAGCAGTTGATGTTTCCGGTTCATAAACCAAAGCAGCATCATTTAAAGCCAACTTTTCCAGCGCCTCTCTCAAGGCTTCAAAATCATCATTATCAGCTGGATAAATACCTGAATAAACCATCGGATTTAATTTCCTATAACCAGGTAAAGCTTCTGTACAAGAATTATTTTTTAATGTAACAGTATCACCGACCATAACATCATGGATATCTTTAATTTGCGCGCTTAAATATCCTACTTCACCAGCACCCAATTCTTTGACTCTGACTTCTTTTGGTGTTCTAATACCTAATTCTGTAACAAGATATTCTTTTTTGGCGCTCATCAAAAGAATAGTATCACCAACGTGAATAGTTCCTTCTTTGACTCTGATCATCATTATTACCCCACGATATGGGTCAAAATGAGAATCAAATATCAAAGCTTTTAAAGGAGCATTGATATCACCTTGGGGACAAGGTAAATCTTCTACTATTTTTTCTAAGACTTTATCGATATTCAAGCCTGTTTTTGCAGAAACTGGAACCGCTTCTGAAGGATCCATGCCTAAAGCATCGATCAATTCTTCTTTCGTTCTATCTAAATCTGCACTAGGAAGATCCATCTTATTAATTATTGGCAAAATTGTTAAATCATTATCAATAGCTAAATAAGCGTTAGCTATCGTTTGAGCTTCCACTCCCTGCGTCGCATCAATAACAAGAATTGCACCTTCACAAGCTGCTAAAGAACGTGAGACTTCATAAGTGAAATCTACATGTCCCGGAGTATCGATCAAATTAAAAAGATAATCTTCACCATTTTTAGCATGATAATTAATCGAAACAGCATTTAGTTTAATTGTGATTCCTCTTCGTCTTTCAAGTTCAAGATCATCTAGTAATTGTTCTTTTAATTCTCGGACTTCAACTGCACCAGTCGATTCTAAAATACGATCGGCCAAAGTAGATTTTCCGTGATCAATATGAGCTATTATGGA is a window encoding:
- a CDS encoding elongation factor 4 (product inferred by homology to UniProt), with the protein product MKYDLKHIRNFSIIAHIDHGKSTLADRILESTGAVEVRELKEQLLDDLELERRRGITIKLNAVSINYHAKNGEDYLFNLIDTPGHVDFTYEVSRSLAACEGAILVIDATQGVEAQTIANAYLAIDNDLTILPIINKMDLPSADLDRTKEELIDALGMDPSEAVPVSAKTGLNIDKVLEKIVEDLPCPQGDINAPLKALIFDSHFDPYRGVIMMIRVKEGTIHVGDTILLMSAKKEYLVTELGIRTPKEVRVKELGAGEVGYLSAQIKDIHDVMVGDTVTLKNNSCTEALPGYRKLNPMVYSGIYPADNDDFEALREALEKLALNDAALVYEPETSTALGSGFRCGFLGLLHLEVVQERLENEYGLDLISTSPSVIYHVTTTDNVEHIIDNPCEFPPTGNIKLAEEPWVKAEVLTPTSYVGSLMKLCQDHRGVFLSMDYIDQTRVSLKYKMPLSEIIFNFFDRLKSVSAGYASLDYELLGYEKSDLVKMEILLNGEVCDALTSIVYQGFAYRRGRVIVDKLKDVIPRQQFEIPVQAAIGGKIIARSDIKALRKDVLAKCYGGDISRKKKLLEKQKEGKKRMRQFGKVAVPQEAFIAILSIDEE
- a CDS encoding putative uncharacterized protein (product inferred by homology to UniProt); protein product: MALHDEGIRFTEEHYATKDDVKKAYNMSMIDSIWDKVLLYRSNFLADTGLINIDHHPFSLTLYRNLTKKISNIERKIFQTYVRYNKEGEDFKKIFNEKVLMRFFIEMNYGDDSITEDMMLHIIRHDIGVLPANVAPLCAYQNTLEYFKNHEVNINKELLLAINGMVAGESYEDSLKNYFRSSEIDTPHYFQKNYIYKAAPLEELDGLIDNYLNFLNDEDFSPLLKSIISFFYFDYIKPFDYQLEETSSILAKVLLSKGFEDVGFLMLTEGIGFDHQEEIRKVKKIVQETGDLTYFVVYYLDVIDSDLDTLMDLIEEVKIQFVKEEQYKIDEPIMEEKKEEIVEEVKPIVKKIPSFIYDEENIPKNLVSQGEVALPVFPTGVEKNAIGSIVQNLMEIYPYLKKTQAHFYALHCTIGKHYTIAQFKKEEDVAYETARTSMDFLADSGFYKKSQIRNKFVYTPIPRR